In Papaver somniferum cultivar HN1 unplaced genomic scaffold, ASM357369v1 unplaced-scaffold_135, whole genome shotgun sequence, one DNA window encodes the following:
- the LOC113334098 gene encoding uncharacterized protein LOC113334098, with product MENRLLKWNSINLSEAGRTVMVKHVLYALPVHHMISFKLPDQTIKALNSVQCKFWRKKDTNKGVVISWSSLSKDKKEDDLGFMDLECFNKAFLAKSAWRLCTNTDDLWSKAMGSKYYSEGIFNHMVKDDSSFSWSSISSEIPFIKRNSKWLLGNGASIKIWADNWIPRYDSPP from the coding sequence ATGGAAAATAGGTTACTCAAATGGAATTCCATTAATCTCTCAGAAGCAGGTAGAACTGTGATGGTCAAGCATGTCCTATATGCTTTACCTGTTCACCATATGATTTCTTTTAAGCTACCAGATCAGACCATTAAAGCTCTTAACTCAGTTCAGTGTAAATTTTGGAGGAAAAAAGACACCAACAAAGGTGTAGTCATTTCTTGGAGTAGCCTCAGCAAAGATAAAAAAGAAGATGATTTAGGATTCATGGATCTTGAGTGTTTCAACAAAGCTTTCCTTGCTAAATCTGCATGGAGATTATGCACCAATACAGATGATCTATGGTCCAAAGCCATGGGATCTAAATATTATTCTGAAGGTATATTTAATCACATGGTGAAAGACGATTCTTCATTTTCCTGGAGCAGTATATCCTCTGAAATTCCATTTATTAAAAGAAACAGTAAATGGCTATTAGGAAATGGTGCTAGTATCAAGATTTGGGCAGATAATTGGATCCCTAGATATGATTCTCCTCCTTAG